The genomic DNA accaatacttttggggtatgcctgccacaggtcagatatttactgagcattttatgtcagagctgccgataggcccctctgggcagtgacgtcctcggtcccgcccacTGAGAGAATAAATACTCACTGCGGAGATCgctttctcttttgcatcgaatcCGCAAATGCAAGTGATGCGACCTCGCATGGTCTGTTTGTCGTCTTCTTTCTCATGGAACCGGGAacctaactttccctttcaattcgaaggtgACCAACAGACAtgcttttgggaaagtatatcaaagccgtcATGAGGGAACGTGAGCAGAGGTAGCTGACAAGGGAGACTCGACACTGCTAAACCACAGTTAGCGGCATGTAACCTCAATATGGGCcaatgaagctcctctaaagagggcccatggtGTATCCACTCCTCCGGTAGAGTGtgtggccaccctcccaggtggagGTAGACCAGCATTGGCATATGCaatcgagactgtgtccgcaatccagtgggacagtcgctgcttcgagaaggcttgacccagggtcctttcaccatgatagatgaagagctggtcagactgatgcagcgccACATAATCTCTCAATGCCAAAACCAAATTCAATCTCCGATTctcctctgaagaaaaaggagggggatggaaagcctctaattccaCTGATTGGCTTAAATGAAAAGCtataaccaccttagggaggaaagcggggttcatGCATAACCGCTTCCATCACTCCAAATACTCATTCgggcactgtgcactgacagagcctgtagctcactaacctgctAGCAGAGGTGATGGTTAACAAAAAGCTGGTCTTCAGAggtatttcaactctatggaatgtacaggcaggccttagtgagagcctccaataccacagcTAGACTCTACTCGGGGAGGACATCTTTTCTAGGAGGACATAACCACCGAGCGCCCTTCAGAAAATGAGTCTCCAGGAAATGAGTGCCAGGGGACACTGAACCAATGGGGACATGGCAGGCAGGTATAGCTACTACATACACTTTCAGCACAGAGGGGGATCTACCTGCCTCTAACAGattttgcagaaactgtaagataattgctatagggcaatagatagggtcatgacctctggtcatacaccaattttgaaattacctccacttataggcatacaacgaccttgtggaggaggacctagcattctgcagtgtactgacaactgcATCTGAGAGACCTAAGGCAGACAGGTGGTCCCGTTCTGAGGCCAGACCCACAGAGTCAGCCCGGTTCTGAGTGCCAGAGCGTTTCCCAACTGACTCAGGAGATCCGTGCATAACGGGATCTCCTAGGGCTtgccttgcagcagctggcaaaggtttgaaaaccagatttTCCTGGGCTACCTGGGAGCCACAAGGAGGCCGGGAGCAATGGTATTGGTGGGAAAGTATATATGAGCATCCTAAGCCACTCATGGACTAGGGTGTTGACGCCTAGTGGACTGCtgcagcggtggagggagaaccatagtGGGCAGCAAGTCATCTCTGCCGTGGCAAAGAGATCAACTCTGGCCTTCCCAAAACATTGCCAAATGCGCTCTACCAGTTAAGGGTGGAGTCACCATTCTGACGGGTGAGGACCCTCCCCcaagaggaggtccgctgcccagttcaccactccaggGAGACAAACAGCCCAGAGGGATAGCAGGTTCCTTTGTGCCCAGATCAGTAACCGAAAGGCTATGCAGTGTAACCCCAGGGATCAAAGTCCTCCCTGGCGACTCACATATGCTACACTGACATGTTGTCTATGAGGCCCTGGACCTGCCAGGCTTCGTCCCAGGGCTTGCCTTTGAAAGCCTGATATTTGCAGAAACGTGCCTGAGACCAAGCACAACCGCGAAACTACTGGTTCAGGGAGGGGCATCGATTGCAAAATGCCATCCAGGTAGGCCGTGAGGAGACCTGCCATGTTGGCCAGGCACGTAACTTGCGTTTCAGCTGCATAAGCCTTCTTAAGGTGAACCTCTGTTATTCTGCAATGGCCATTGGGGCATGCAAGGTCCTTAGACAGACCTCCTACCGGAGGGGCTCGAACTGGTGGGAATTCCGCTAGACCCAGCGCCCCTGCACCTTCCAAGGAAACCCGGGGGGGGCTGCTTGTTTTAAGACACTTGGTGCCGAGGCCGGTCAGTGTCAAGAAGACTGTACCTCCTTCAGAAAATATGGAAACaacaggaacataagaacataagaaagtttacaaacgagaggaggccattcggcccatcttgctcgtttggttgttagtagcttattgatcccaaaatctcatcaagcagcttcttgaaggatcccagggtgtcagcttcaacaacattactggggagttgattccagaccctcacaattctctgtgggAAGGGCTGGGGGAGTGAAGCCTGTGCCGTTCTGAAAACAGTGGCGCTGTTCAGGCGCTGCCTTCCAGGGAACTTGAAGGAAAGTGGAGGCTTGTTCCATAAGCACCTGAACTGACCTTGAGGGAAGGGTAGTATTAGTCTCTGAGGCAACTTCAGAGATGGGGCCCGTCTCTTGGGTCATTTCTTGGACCACTCCCATCCTGGGAGTCATCATCCCAAGAAGCAACAATTGAAATCACATCCTGTTCCTCCTCACTCATCTCCACATCTTGCTCTGAGATGTCCGGGGTGACCATCGGTGAGGGCGGGGTCGTTCCTGGGGCAGGTGCCAGGGGCTGAGATCGGAGCAGGGGGAACAGTTTGCTGCCTGACCAGGTACTCCAAAACCTGAGCCATCTAGAGATATCCTTTGCCTGCCTCGAGTGTCTCTCCCATTTACTGCTCCTTGAAGGAGACTTTAAGCGGCTGCGAGATCGATGGGCTGCAGCCTGTGCGCAGGGTATGCAGTGCAAATGGCTCGAAGGCAgatggaggaggggggaggatggGGCTCTCAGTTGAGCTGGCTGAGGGTCCTCCGGCGCAGGGTCTGTGGCACATCAAGTCCAGGGCCATGTTGTAAACAAGCCCATAGTAAATAATCAGTGGACAGCAGCTTACTGTCTTTTGTAACCCAAACCAGGGATACAGTACACAGCATATCCACTTGCAGTGTACTGTATCCCCATACAGGGTATACGTATCCACAGAGGCATGAACATAATGATTTCTTAATCGAGAAGGATCAATGTGCAGAGCAGTTGTACAAACACTGAATGTGACCGTCCTGAGGAATATGTTGAAGCATGATTTTTAATGtgggcaaaataataaaaataaaaaaataaagaaatgttactTAAACCCTAACATATGTACCAATAAGTGGCTGGCAGGTTAAACTAAGTAATAAACACCCTCTTGGTTTGTTGGGAATTGAGAATACTCTACCACACTGCAGTTAGCTCCTTGACCTAGCAAGCATGTGTTTTACTTGGGTCAAATGATCTGTTGCACACATTTCCATGCACAATACGTGCTGatcagggcctgtgaaaccagccctacaAGCTCTACAGCATCTGGATTTCCTGTAAACCAGCACAACTTCAACATGGTTAACAGGCTTCATTTCGGTTCTGCTTCTTGATATATATGTAAAACACATTCAGTCCTTCCGTTGCAATACTGTAAGGTCATGCTGTTGCTGAGTGGCTTTTCAGCAGGTAAGTTTTAAGGGGACTCATGTTGCTGTAGCTAAACTAAACTGGACTGGCAACAAGGCTTTCTGATAAACTAAAGGTAGCACAAGGCTAAACTGCAGAAGTGTATAGTAGTTAGCACAGGGATTATATGGTGTTGATAGTGTCCCATTGAACTAGCTGTCGGTACTGCAGCTTTAACTGAACCCAGATATGCCGATATGGAATGAACATGCCTTGTGTAAAGGGTGCTGTAAACTACTGGCAAAAATGTATTGGACTGTGCAAATGAAAATGAGCTACAGTTCGCACTAATACGCATAGCGTGTGCTGGAGGGGCCAGCACTGTAAATGCAATCACAATTGCCTGCAGTGTTTGGAAGAGTAGTTTTGATCATTTTAGTTTCATTTCCCCTACATTGGTAAGTGTATCCCAATTCTTGGAAAGCAGACGTGTGACAGAATACCTGCTATCAAACCACCTGAATGAGAACCCAGGGTAAGACACTATTCATCTTTGGTTTATCATCAATGGTTTACACATTATGAACTCAGAGagacacaaaaacaaagtgcAACATATCATTtactagttttgtttatttaacctttGCAATGACACCAAACAGGTTTGGCTTGCTATCTTAGGAGATGCCttgatttgtaaacagtgaaaATGATCAAATACGTTTCATAAAACGCCTTTCAAGCAGTGTTTAACCAAAGGGAAGCCTTCCTTTCATGCCTCCCCTCGAAACATTACATGTAATTTTATAGCTTCAATCTCTCATATTTACAGCTACATCCACATTTTCACGTTAGATTACAAAActtgtttgctttattattattattttttttttcagaactatATTTACATCCTCAATCCCTAACTGCCTGCTGCCAGGGAACATACTGTTAAAGTTAATGTTCTTgttgtttaaactgtaaaataacttttaaacagaattatttttcTATAATTAATAGACATATAATAgacattaaatatataacatatatttaatgCAGCTCAGTCCACTGTTTTACTCAAATGAAACTTATCCAAAATATTGCACTTAAATTAGGACGATAAGAATCAAGGAGCTATGATTAGACAGCAATGCATCAAGCATTCAGCAACAATTATCTAAATAAATAGGCAAACTTCTGTCCAAGTGAAGAAGTCTTATAAAAAGGGCACCAGCCTAACGTTACAGCGCTATTTGTCTAGGAGTGCAGGTTAAAAACAGCATGAAAGCTTCAGAGTAGAATGTCATAATGTCCTGAGAATACTGCCTCATCCCTCTATCACGAAATGAATCGCTTAGCACTGTACTGAACCAAGCATCTGAAACTTTGAGTCTTTGGAGAAAGGCAGCATGTTCTTCCAAATTCTTCTGCTTCAAGGACACATTTTGAAAGAAAGCGTTTTGCAGTTTGGTCCATTCCGCTCtctcctgtttttctttttcactccTCAGATATTTGCATGCTAGAAGAACAGCCCCACAGCAAGTGGAGGAACATCATGCCTGGAAAGAAGAATGGAATTGGGGGGGCAGTGCTCCACTGAACTTCTGAGAGTCTTCACGCGGTCCCTGTATACCATGCACAAAGAAAGATCTTTAAGCACATCGTACCAACAACTGGGAGAGGTGGGGGGGTTAAGGAGAGATGCGTGATTCCAACAGTACCGGACTGTTTCAGATATCCAGGCCCCAGTGTGAAAGACTGGCTCCATTCTCATGCTAGTCCATAGCCAGTACTCTGCCCAGGGCTATGGCTTCCACATTCTATAACACTAAATGAAATGGTGCACAGCCACCCTCTAGCCAACCAGAGGGGTCCTCAATCGCATGGAAACATTCAACTCCCAATCGGCTTCAAGTCTTTCCACAAAACAAGCCCCCACATGTCTCTCTATGATGACAATGCAGAATTGGGCTTCTTATGGTTTATCAAGTCTAGATACAACTCTGATCGGAGGAATCGGGGATAAGAGTCCTTTTCCATCAGGCCAAATATCCTCTTCTGTGCCAGATCAAAGCAGGTGCGGTTGATGCTCTGCAAGTTGTCCTTTGTGTGCTCTCTTGTGTAGGAGTCTAGATTAACCTTTTGGGGAAAAACAAGAATTTATGTTAGataactatttgttttatttaaagtttcaATATTGGTGGCCAGTTTTATTGTAGCAGAGCCCAATAGAGGGGTTTTAGGCAAAGGGAAGGAATTCAGTCTGGACACAAAATACTGGCACTCTTGTTGCTTATTCAAGGTTTCATTCAACCtccaaaaaacagcaaaaaaactaaacaaaagcaaacacctTGTCTTTCTTTACAGCAGGAGGTTATGCTAAAGATGAAGGGACCTTCTACTGAAGATTTTCCTTACCTCTTTACACGACTGGATGGCAATGTATTCTGCAAAGATTTTCTTGGCTTTCGATGTCATTTTAGATTGTGACTTGATCTTTTTATAGTCCTCACATGCCAACCAGAATTCCAGATTTTCTTCACTGAATTCTGTGCGCAGGAACGCTCTGAATGCAGCCAGGCCAtctgagcaaaacaaaaagactggTTAATACACAGAACTGTAAGAAACAGGAACACTAGAATGACAATAACTCGAAGCTCAAAGGCCAGCAATGCAAGCAGCAGGTGTAAAAACCAGCATTATGTAATGGACTGACATAAAGAGCTGCCAAATAAATAGAGGATAGGGAATAAGCAACAACAACCTAAAACCTGCATGCAAACATCTGACACACTGACAAGTGTTGCTTACAGGGAAGCTAGTGTGTATTTTACAAGGACACATGCTTATTCAACTCAAAAATAAAAGCCTATCAGAGACTATGATAATGCATTTTTGTGCATTCTGTTCTGCTTTCAGATAGATAGAATTTGCATGGGTTACATGCACTGCCAAGCTAGCAAGTGATtcagacagattaaaaaaatgcatcaaagaGAAGCAATTCTGCATGGTTTTGTCATTGGGATTATCTGATCATTCCTAGCTGGTTTTGCATGTGCTCAGAAAGCTGTCTTGGAGAGCTTGCACAGCCAACGTCACCATAACTAATCTGTCAGCTTTGCTTTCCCAACACATAGCTAAAGATCATTATATTCAGCTGGAAACTGAAGCTAAATCTAATATTTCTCTCCTGCTGCAAACACAGGCTTCTATTTAATCAAGATTAACAGAGAGCGAGaaagagggggggagggggtcagCCACTTGATTTGCTAGTGTGACttgcatgaacaaaaaaaaaaaaaagttagcgtaaatttagaaatatattttacatccAGCCATTTAAAAGCACCTTTCAACATATCACTGGTTGCAAATTATAGTTCAACTAGAAGCCAAACAAATTCTGTCACACACTCTTTACACAAGCAATCACTTCGGCAGTGCCAAGTCCATTCTACAGCACACATTCCCTAGCTGAAGATCATTCTCAAGCCAGAAAATGAgacttaaataaaacacttacatTTATGGAGCAATAGTTTGTCCAGAGACTCGCCCCATTTTACTGCCTCTTCAGGTGCTGGCCTGAAAATAAAAGCAGAGCGATTCTTTAGTAATCCCATCCCTGTTAAACTTCTCATTGTCTGACCTATCAGCAGCTCAACGCTCATCTGTCTCCTTTGGTCTCAGTGTAGCTCTAGCTAGATAAAGGCAGCCTCTTTCTACACCCCAAACGCCGCCCCTGAAAAGCGCCGTGACTCGCTATAAACATGAAGGGCTGGATGAGCTGTTGAGTGGGAGGGCTCTCTGCACTTCCACTCTCAGTGGCTGCTGTTGTCAAGCTCTTTACATGGATTTAAAGACACAGGGCATCATTTCTGTCTTTTAGGGTGCAAATTGAATGCTAAACAAGCACAGGATTATAGcactaaataaaaaagataaacagcTTAAGCCAGTCGAACTAAAACcactgcaaagaaagccaagttgGTACTTAGTTAAGGTTTTAGCCTAATTAAGCAGTACCATGCCaagcttttaaaacatgtttgtttgattCATCTCAAGCTGGGCCAGAGTAAATAAAGCTGCTGTGGCTGTCTGATGAGCACATGTTTTCAGTGTTTAGCTCTTGCATATTCTGTCCAGGCTCCACTGAAACTCTCTCTGCTTGTCCACACAAAGCAAGCACAAATAAATCATGCAGCACTTGCAGTCATGTGCTGATTTTTCTCGGCTCCTCTCCAGATCTGATACTTTATGCCGTCATATTCTGACCCTTGCTTCCTGCATGTGGCCATACAAACGTCTGTGCACATCCAAATTACAAAGTTGTTTTGACTATACTGAATCCTCTCTTATAAAGAGACCATGTAAGTTTGAGTAAGGGCTGATTCATACTCCTGTCGCAGATTAACGCAATACTTACGACGCGGAccgctataaaagctgtgcagcttcactctgCCATGCACCGCATGTTGACGTTTTTCAACATTATCCCACCCTGTGCAATTTCAGGTCACAGACATCTAAGAAAATGTtgtacgactttccaaaaaagacgcaCATTGCAATAGTGTGGATGATGTAATTCCAACCTATCACACAGGGTCGAAGACCCTCCACTTCGACCAGAAATTAGGTcagagtctgaagtatgaaccaaccttaaGCCTGTCAATTCAGTCAGTATTACAGGAATTATAGGTTCAGATTGTTAGAAACTGATCTGAAGTAATATAAATCTCATTGCCTAGCTGGTATTCATGACATCTGCATATCCTAATATCCTAATCCTTTCCTGCTGGTTTGTTTTTGACTGCCTTAtttcttagtaaaacaaaaatgcattttgaaaattacaaattttaaaatgtcacttcaTGTAAACACTTACTTGACAGATTTCATCACTTTATCCAGCTTGCTCACTGGATTGCTTCCCGGAGATTCATTTCGCCTCCGAAGAAAACCCAAGCGGTTCTTCATGTCTTTggccctggaaaaaaaaagaaaaaaaaaaagaattgagcCACAAATCACAAGCCAAGAAGGTAGGTTCTAGTTGAAAATGAAGCAATATCAGTTAATTTTAAATGCCTAAAATAATGAAAGTCTTAATAAAAGCACCCTTTGAACATTTTCGTTTCCAAAGTTTAAAGAAATATCTTGTTCTTTTATTGCCGGTTCTCTTTCAAGCTTCTATCTATCTACCAAGACTCGACAGAACTACTGCTGCTGAGAAGCGCTCTGAACTTACTCCTTCATGCTGTGTCTCTTGTGTATCCCCCCCGCTCGCCCTGTCCCCAGCAGCATCTCCCAATGAACCTCCTGGGACGGAGGCTTCGACACAGCGCGAAGGAAAAACGGCATCACTCTGACTGTGCTTCATCCACTCCACGTTAATCCACCTTGctctcatttactcatgtaatCACTTTTTCTCttggtctttcctttttttatgtatttatatattgcttttaaaGTGAAGTTTCTAAAACACGGGGCAGGTACAGCCAGCCCAACACACAGCTTTCCTGACTGAATGCGACTGCCTTGACAGTAAAGTGAAGTATACATTCCTGTCTGGACCTGGGTATTTAGCTACAATGACTCCTCCGGATGTGGGAGGCTCCAGCAACACTTCTGTGTTTGAACAGGGGGATACGTCAGCTCCCACCAGAGCTCCGAGCTTGCGCACTGTTTTCCACACTCCAGAAAGTTAGGTAAACTGTGGACTGACCAAGGCAGGAAACAGGATGCAGGCATGCTATGGCTATTCATGATAACTCATCTACTGGTCGTCACGGCAAATAAGCGGAGTGGAGAAAATGAGCAAACACTAAGAATAGTGGAGTCTTTCAAGTGAGAAGGCAAATAAACCGCCAAAGAATTACTGCATGGGTCAATTATGAAAGACTTTAGCTTCAGCACCAAAGAAATGTTATTCCAATTCTTTGTTCCCCCCTTGATTAAACAATGGCCAACCCTCTGCTTATCGCTGTGTTCACAGAGTGGTTAGAAATCTTGACTAGGACTGACAGACAAAACAGCAGGTCTACTGTGTCTAGGATTAACACAAATTGGTAACTCATAACTatggttattatatttttttcttttgcattcacatttaataaactacctaaaatgcatacaattcaaaatgaaaacacactaAAGATATTGCTCTGCATTATAAGACCACGCTTACGCAGTAATAGAATGAAAGAGAACAGCTTCAACAAAAATCCACAGCAGGATTTTATTTACCCCCAATAAGGGCCCCCGGATTCGCTGCCCTTGCATCCCAAAGGTATGCAGGACGTGGCAGGAGACTTCTTCTTTATTTTTAGACTCTCTTCTGGTTTATTGGGTTTCTGTAATGAAGGCGCAGTCTAGCTAACCATCATATGGTGCTGTGGTAAGCAGCATTTCTTTTTATAGCCCTGGAAAGTATTTGAGAGTTTAATGAAAGAATTTATGATTAAAATCTGGAATTAACTCAGCAGTGTGGTCCACTAAATGGAAAGATCTGAGACACTTACTGGTGGGCACAGAGAGGTGGGCTGTCAATGATAGCATGGGCAGAGGGGTGGTCTGTGACTGGGCACTGACAGCATGGGCAGAGGGGTGGTCTGTGACTGGGCACTGACAGCATGGGAAGTGGTTAGGTGTAACCTAACCACATATAAAGACGACTTTATGCATTGCTTTAAAAGTACAATCATGcaattgttcacaaaaacacgGACACTCCTACTGTATTGGGACCAGAACCCATGACTATATATGAACTACATTTCTAAAAAGCTCAGTGCAGAGCTGCTGGCTCTGTCATTCGCTGCACAAATCTCTACAGGCAAAAAATGTTTCCATGTAGATACTGAATATAGTTTGACATTTAATTAGCACGCAATGGCCCTGGAGCagctacaacacacacacacacacacaaacacacaagctgTCTTACACACGTTTATTTGAACAAATACAAAGATTAATTTCAGATTTTCCCAAGAATCACATCATGGCAACTTAAAACAGCTCTTTCTTCTTTCTGTTAATCCAGTCAGACCTGCACCTATTCA from Polyodon spathula isolate WHYD16114869_AA chromosome 33, ASM1765450v1, whole genome shotgun sequence includes the following:
- the LOC121303545 gene encoding regulator of G-protein signaling 3-like isoform X5; protein product: MPFFLRAVSKPPSQEVHWEMLLGTGRAGGIHKRHSMKEAKDMKNRLGFLRRRNESPGSNPVSKLDKVMKSVKPAPEEAVKWGESLDKLLLHKYGLAAFRAFLRTEFSEENLEFWLACEDYKKIKSQSKMTSKAKKIFAEYIAIQSCKEVNLDSYTREHTKDNLQSINRTCFDLAQKRIFGLMEKDSYPRFLRSELYLDLINHKKPNSALSS
- the LOC121303545 gene encoding regulator of G-protein signaling 3-like isoform X4 gives rise to the protein MYHTMVDFSERYLERAKDMKNRLGFLRRRNESPGSNPVSKLDKVMKSVKPAPEEAVKWGESLDKLLLHKYGLAAFRAFLRTEFSEENLEFWLACEDYKKIKSQSKMTSKAKKIFAEYIAIQSCKEVNLDSYTREHTKDNLQSINRTCFDLAQKRIFGLMEKDSYPRFLRSELYLDLINHKKPNSALSS